In one window of Hymenobacter nivis DNA:
- a CDS encoding IS1 family transposase, with product MPDEEVCFDSNEASVCVLQDVMKTNDVLVEKAYSKERGRRVEFFGIQLDEMWTFVQNNKNKQWLWLALNPANRQIIAFQVGGHSGKDAQLFYEKIPAAFR from the coding sequence ATGCCAGACGAGGAAGTATGTTTTGATAGTAATGAAGCAAGTGTATGTGTTTTACAAGATGTTATGAAAACCAATGACGTGCTTGTCGAGAAAGCATACAGCAAAGAACGGGGCCGGCGAGTAGAATTTTTTGGCATTCAGTTAGACGAAATGTGGACATTTGTTCAAAACAATAAAAACAAGCAATGGCTATGGCTGGCCTTAAATCCAGCGAATAGGCAAATCATTGCTTTTCAAGTTGGTGGACATTCTGGAAAAGATGCGCAGCTATTTTATGAAAAGATTCCAGCAGCCTTTAGATAA
- the porZ gene encoding hypothetical protein, with product MPHFARLLVVLLLLAPLLGPRGARAQNTAGYGDWQLHLPTNRPLHLADAGNRVYVGTENAFYFIDKTLNTTQTLSSRDGLSDVGVAALVYDSVGHQTVVVYRNNNVDLLGDNGQVRNLPDILRKSIQSDRTIYQAVVSGRRAYLSAAFGVVVLNLDRVEVSDTYSAIGPAGTAVRVYATAVAHDTLFAATSAGLQVARMADNLLDYRSWAVYQPVPVVASGYEAYRQLATQGPHVYATVDNGGGIYVFRGAANAWQPVAAPYTNRARQLRSSLRGLLLAGDAYGVYRRDAAGTFQLLAGSAGSGDYVTDAVYSARDGSYYVANYLAGVQRLRAGQAPETFAANGPATGSAYSLLSDAHTGITDVFTGGYTDRYLPFFRREGFYEYTVGQWININGALPAVMYPNPFDVARGARTADGTLYVASYGNGLLEWKGPGQFRTFTEGTSGSPLRRTIAANDPSYISVRVTDLVPDATGGVWVANQHRQVGVSGLFRFDPAAATWSAIPYFNGSQNLDRLAIDNLGQVWASEARQGGDGLWVVDPNTSATRKFSLATDPATGSDVILPAIYDVVNDRAGAVWVTTAAGVAVLDDPSGALAGTSTFRLPVVQRGEGSRFPVLYSEVVKSVAVDGANRKWFGTDNGLWLFSADGSEALLHFTTANSPLPSNRINDVAVNDKTGEVWVATDSGVLAYRGGATVTEGKPSCAQVFPNPVRPDFAGLVGIGGLANNALVKITDVAGHLVYATTATGGTVTWNLTDPDGRRVRSGVYLVLTSDANGQNGCVSKVAVLSK from the coding sequence ATGCCCCATTTCGCTCGTTTGCTGGTTGTGTTATTGCTGCTGGCCCCTTTGCTGGGGCCCCGGGGGGCGCGGGCCCAGAACACGGCCGGCTACGGCGACTGGCAGCTGCACCTGCCCACCAACCGCCCCCTGCACCTGGCCGATGCCGGCAACCGCGTGTATGTGGGCACGGAAAATGCCTTCTATTTCATTGATAAAACGCTGAATACCACCCAAACGCTCTCCAGCCGCGATGGCTTGAGCGACGTGGGTGTGGCGGCTTTGGTCTACGATTCGGTGGGCCACCAGACGGTGGTGGTGTACCGCAACAACAACGTGGACTTGCTGGGCGACAACGGCCAGGTGCGCAACCTGCCCGATATCCTGCGCAAGAGTATCCAGAGCGACCGCACCATCTACCAGGCGGTGGTGAGCGGGCGGCGGGCCTACTTATCCGCCGCGTTTGGGGTGGTGGTGCTGAACTTGGACCGGGTAGAGGTGAGCGATACCTACAGCGCCATTGGGCCCGCGGGCACGGCGGTGCGGGTGTACGCCACGGCCGTGGCTCACGATACGCTCTTTGCGGCCACGTCGGCGGGCTTGCAGGTAGCGCGCATGGCTGATAACCTGCTCGACTACCGCAGCTGGGCCGTGTACCAGCCGGTGCCGGTGGTGGCCAGCGGCTACGAAGCCTACCGCCAGTTGGCCACCCAGGGCCCCCACGTGTACGCCACGGTGGACAACGGCGGCGGCATCTATGTGTTTCGAGGGGCGGCCAACGCCTGGCAGCCCGTGGCCGCGCCCTACACAAACCGCGCCCGGCAGCTGCGCAGCTCGCTGCGCGGCCTGCTGCTGGCCGGCGATGCCTACGGCGTGTACCGCCGCGACGCCGCGGGGACGTTCCAACTGCTGGCTGGCTCGGCCGGCTCGGGCGATTACGTAACGGACGCGGTGTACTCGGCGCGCGACGGCAGCTACTACGTGGCCAATTACCTGGCCGGGGTGCAGCGGCTGCGCGCGGGCCAGGCCCCCGAAACCTTCGCCGCCAATGGCCCCGCCACCGGCTCGGCCTATAGCTTGCTGTCCGACGCTCATACGGGCATTACGGACGTTTTTACGGGCGGCTACACCGACCGATACTTGCCGTTTTTCCGCCGCGAGGGCTTTTATGAGTACACGGTGGGGCAGTGGATCAATATCAACGGGGCCCTGCCGGCGGTCATGTACCCCAACCCGTTTGACGTGGCGCGGGGCGCGCGCACGGCCGATGGCACGCTGTATGTGGCCAGCTACGGCAACGGCTTGCTGGAGTGGAAGGGCCCCGGCCAGTTCCGCACGTTCACGGAAGGCACGTCGGGCAGCCCGTTGCGCCGCACCATCGCCGCCAATGACCCCAGCTACATCAGCGTGCGCGTGACGGACCTAGTCCCCGATGCCACTGGCGGCGTGTGGGTAGCCAACCAGCACCGCCAAGTCGGCGTTTCGGGCCTGTTTCGTTTCGACCCCGCCGCGGCCACTTGGAGCGCCATTCCGTACTTCAACGGCTCGCAAAACCTGGACCGCCTGGCCATCGACAACCTTGGCCAGGTATGGGCCTCTGAAGCCCGGCAGGGTGGCGACGGCCTTTGGGTGGTCGACCCGAACACCAGCGCGACCCGCAAGTTTTCGCTGGCCACGGACCCCGCCACGGGCAGCGACGTGATTCTGCCCGCTATTTACGACGTGGTGAACGACCGGGCGGGGGCCGTGTGGGTGACCACGGCGGCGGGCGTGGCCGTGCTCGACGACCCCAGCGGGGCCCTGGCGGGTACCAGCACGTTCCGGCTGCCGGTGGTGCAGCGCGGCGAGGGCAGCCGGTTTCCGGTGCTCTACAGCGAAGTGGTGAAATCGGTGGCCGTGGACGGGGCCAACCGCAAGTGGTTTGGCACCGACAACGGCCTGTGGCTTTTCAGCGCCGACGGCAGTGAGGCCCTGCTGCACTTCACCACCGCCAACAGTCCGTTGCCCTCCAACCGCATCAACGACGTGGCCGTGAACGACAAAACTGGCGAAGTGTGGGTGGCTACCGATTCGGGCGTGCTGGCGTACCGCGGCGGGGCCACCGTCACGGAGGGCAAGCCCAGCTGCGCCCAGGTATTCCCAAACCCCGTGCGGCCCGATTTTGCGGGCCTGGTGGGCATCGGCGGGCTGGCCAACAACGCGCTGGTGAAAATTACTGACGTGGCCGGCCACCTCGTGTACGCCACCACGGCCACTGGTGGCACCGTCACCTGGAACCTGACCGACCCCGACGGCCGCCGCGTGCGCTCGGGCGTATACCTGGTGCTCACCTCCGATGCCAATGGCCAGAACGGCTGCGTGAGCAAAGTGGCCGTGCTATCGAAGTAG
- a CDS encoding FKBP-type peptidyl-prolyl cis-trans isomerase — protein sequence MRFWMILTAALLTGHWAKAQVPSAPSAGRTASGIDYQLFRQGPDGRFTPRALAVPTDAPYASRAGQLLTVFLEFRTGRDSVLMSSRRLQPKPQPFPLLPTPPRGTLEEAVALLLPGDSAVFRLPADTLFAKTFQGQPVPPFIKQAGNVLVVSARAFELVSREEMAAREQKLRTEQVKTDAAASARQLLKDNAQIQAYLKKNKLVARKTPGGTYYVLTRTGKGALPKKGQTVSVLYKGSVLATGKVFDASAQHGNVPIEFPLGRGQVIVGWDQAIAALPKGSKAVLLIPSPLGYGARGAGADIPPNAVLRFDVELVGVK from the coding sequence ATGCGTTTTTGGATGATTTTGACGGCCGCGCTGCTGACCGGTCATTGGGCTAAGGCCCAGGTACCAAGCGCGCCGAGCGCCGGCCGTACCGCCAGCGGCATTGATTACCAGCTATTTCGCCAGGGCCCCGACGGGCGCTTTACCCCTCGGGCCCTGGCCGTGCCGACGGACGCGCCCTACGCCAGCCGCGCCGGCCAACTCCTCACCGTGTTCCTGGAGTTCCGCACCGGCCGCGATTCGGTGCTGATGAGCAGCCGCCGCCTGCAACCCAAGCCGCAGCCGTTTCCGCTGCTGCCCACACCGCCCCGCGGCACCCTGGAGGAAGCGGTGGCCCTGCTGCTACCCGGCGACAGCGCCGTGTTCCGCCTGCCAGCCGATACGCTGTTCGCCAAAACGTTTCAGGGCCAGCCAGTGCCGCCCTTCATCAAGCAGGCCGGCAACGTGCTGGTGGTATCGGCCCGCGCCTTCGAGCTGGTAAGCCGCGAGGAGATGGCTGCCCGCGAGCAAAAACTGCGCACCGAGCAAGTCAAAACAGACGCCGCCGCCTCGGCCAGGCAGCTTCTCAAGGACAACGCCCAGATTCAGGCCTACCTTAAAAAGAACAAGCTGGTGGCCCGCAAAACGCCCGGCGGCACCTACTATGTTCTCACCCGCACCGGCAAGGGGGCCCTGCCCAAAAAAGGCCAGACCGTGAGCGTACTCTACAAGGGCAGCGTGCTGGCCACGGGCAAAGTGTTCGATGCCTCGGCCCAGCATGGCAACGTGCCGATTGAATTCCCACTGGGGCGGGGCCAGGTCATCGTGGGCTGGGACCAGGCCATTGCGGCGCTGCCCAAGGGCAGCAAGGCCGTGCTGCTCATCCCCTCGCCGCTGGGCTACGGGGCCCGCGGCGCCGGGGCCGACATCCCACCCAACGCCGTGCTACGCTTCGATGTGGAGCTGGTGGGCGTGAAGTAA
- a CDS encoding helix-turn-helix domain-containing protein has translation MAGDCHKRHPQEPQNRTRPGPAGHESRQRGGRRAGRRGHFPTQYYRLKGRYLAGGLAQALEERPRSGQPPKVTPALEARITSLACSDLPAGAARWTLSLLNETLVCLDYGPAVSKETIRQVLKKASSNPG, from the coding sequence ATTGCAGGCGATTGTCACAAAAGGCACCCACAAGAGCCGCAAAATCGCACGCGCCCGGGCCCTGCTGGCCATGAGTCGCGGCAAAGGGGCGGCCGCCGTGCAGGCCGAAGGGGGCATTTCCCCACCCAGTACTACCGCCTCAAGGGCCGCTACCTGGCCGGGGGGCTGGCCCAGGCGCTGGAAGAGCGCCCGCGCAGCGGGCAGCCGCCGAAGGTAACGCCGGCCTTGGAAGCGCGCATCACCAGCCTGGCGTGCAGCGACTTGCCGGCCGGTGCGGCCCGCTGGACGCTCTCGCTGCTCAACGAAACCCTGGTCTGCCTCGACTACGGTCCGGCTGTTTCCAAGGAAACGATTCGCCAGGTGTTAAAAAAAGCCAGCTCAAACCCTGGCTAA
- the rodA gene encoding rod shape-determining protein RodA, which yields MLSSPARYSRSIDWITVLIYISLVGLGWMCIYAASYSADAPANPLNNLRFDQLMAFNWFKQLLWIGTAAVLIIVLLVVDYKAFDTLAYGLYGGMILLLIFTMLVARPIAGSRSWLELGPVRLQPAEFAKFTTALAASRFMAGINLRYQNWRDQLVLAGITLLPPLLIVASNESGQALVFAALLLAYFREGMSPLILLLLAAAGIILLLALLVPKLWLVGVFTLLLAAVLLLNRRVLRHHLVIAISVWALVIGMVVGVDFFYNKVLQPHQRQRIEVLLNPSADPLGKGWNVTQSKIALGSGGLLGKGFLQGTQTKFDFVPEQSTDFIFCTVGEEFGWAGSLTVIGLYLALLWRILYVAERQKSVFGRTYGYCVASILFFHIAINMGMTMGLAPVVGIPLPFFSYGGSSLWSFTILLFSLLAIDAYRKQDLVR from the coding sequence ATGCTCTCATCACCTGCGCGGTATAGCCGTAGTATTGATTGGATAACCGTACTTATTTATATAAGTTTAGTTGGGTTGGGTTGGATGTGTATTTATGCAGCCAGTTATTCAGCTGACGCTCCAGCCAATCCGCTGAATAATTTGAGATTTGATCAATTGATGGCATTTAATTGGTTCAAGCAACTGTTATGGATAGGGACAGCGGCGGTTCTAATTATAGTATTATTAGTTGTGGATTATAAGGCATTCGATACTCTTGCCTACGGCTTGTATGGGGGGATGATTTTACTGCTTATTTTTACGATGTTGGTGGCGCGGCCCATTGCCGGTTCGCGTTCTTGGCTAGAGTTGGGGCCTGTGCGATTGCAGCCGGCAGAGTTTGCCAAATTCACGACGGCGTTGGCTGCTTCGCGGTTCATGGCTGGAATCAACTTGCGGTACCAGAATTGGCGCGACCAATTGGTATTGGCCGGTATTACATTATTGCCGCCTTTGCTGATTGTTGCATCCAATGAATCGGGACAGGCGCTAGTATTTGCTGCACTGCTGCTTGCTTATTTTCGGGAGGGTATGTCGCCGTTGATACTGTTATTACTAGCAGCTGCAGGTATAATTCTGCTATTAGCCTTGCTGGTGCCTAAGCTTTGGCTGGTAGGAGTTTTTACCCTACTATTGGCAGCGGTATTGCTACTAAACCGGCGTGTGTTGCGTCACCATTTGGTAATAGCAATTAGCGTGTGGGCGCTGGTTATTGGTATGGTAGTGGGCGTTGATTTTTTTTACAACAAGGTGCTGCAACCGCACCAGCGCCAACGCATCGAAGTGCTTCTTAACCCGTCGGCTGATCCATTGGGTAAGGGGTGGAACGTGACGCAAAGCAAAATTGCCTTAGGGTCGGGAGGGCTATTGGGTAAGGGTTTTTTGCAGGGTACCCAAACTAAGTTTGACTTTGTACCGGAGCAAAGCACCGACTTTATTTTCTGTACTGTAGGCGAGGAGTTTGGGTGGGCCGGGAGCTTGACGGTTATTGGCCTGTACTTGGCGTTGCTGTGGCGGATTCTGTACGTCGCGGAGCGCCAGAAATCAGTATTCGGGCGCACTTACGGTTACTGCGTGGCCAGTATATTGTTTTTCCACATTGCAATAAACATGGGCATGACCATGGGCTTGGCTCCTGTGGTAGGAATACCGTTGCCTTTCTTTAGCTATGGAGGTTCTTCTTTGTGGTCGTTTACCATCTTGCTCTTTAGCCTGTTGGCAATTGACGCTTATAGGAAGCAGGATTTGGTCCGCTAA
- the recO gene encoding DNA repair protein RecO, whose translation MLVKTRGIVLSFLKYRETSIIARVYTEQLGLQSYVVNGVRKSKPPGRIALFQPFTLLELVAYTSVRGGLTRLAEFRCAEPFQTLPYDVAKSSVVLFLSEVLGRALREEEADAPLFAFLHDHLLAFDRAAAGSENFALHFLLELSTYLGFGTESGAELTDQVAMAGHAPTGRTGPTGPAVLHLREFAGYFDELLHGQGPSTIPNGRVRRELLNVLLRYYQLHVEQLGEIKSLDILSQVLAE comes from the coding sequence ATGCTGGTCAAAACCCGCGGCATCGTCCTCAGCTTCCTTAAATACCGCGAAACCAGCATCATTGCCCGCGTCTACACCGAGCAGCTGGGCTTGCAGAGCTACGTGGTGAACGGCGTGCGCAAATCCAAGCCGCCGGGGCGTATTGCCCTCTTTCAGCCCTTTACGCTGCTCGAATTGGTGGCCTACACGTCGGTTCGCGGGGGCCTCACGCGGCTGGCCGAGTTCCGCTGCGCCGAACCCTTCCAAACCCTGCCCTACGACGTGGCCAAGAGCAGCGTGGTGCTGTTCCTGTCTGAAGTGCTGGGCCGGGCCCTGCGCGAGGAGGAGGCCGACGCGCCGCTGTTTGCATTCCTGCACGACCACCTCCTGGCCTTCGACCGGGCCGCGGCGGGCAGCGAAAACTTTGCGCTGCACTTCCTGCTGGAACTGTCCACGTACCTGGGCTTCGGCACCGAATCGGGAGCTGAGCTGACCGACCAGGTGGCAATGGCCGGGCACGCGCCCACCGGCCGCACGGGCCCCACGGGTCCCGCTGTGCTGCACCTGCGCGAGTTTGCGGGCTACTTCGACGAGCTGCTGCACGGCCAGGGCCCCAGCACTATTCCCAACGGCCGCGTACGCCGCGAGCTGCTGAACGTGCTGCTGCGCTACTACCAGTTGCACGTCGAGCAGCTGGGCGAGATTAAATCGCTTGATATTCTCTCGCAGGTATTGGCCGAATAA
- a CDS encoding IS1/IS1595 family N-terminal zinc-binding domain-containing protein yields MNYPDCQSQYIKKNSHTHYGKQNYQCTNCWR; encoded by the coding sequence ATGAATTACCCCGACTGTCAAAGCCAATACATTAAGAAGAACAGCCATACGCATTATGGCAAGCAAAATTATCAATGCACGAATTGTTGGCGCTAG
- a CDS encoding FKBP-type peptidyl-prolyl cis-trans isomerase: protein MSLKSFFARFRFPAIQLCLLLLCALPALWSCSKADVVDVNAVDDTTIRDYLKRHNYIASDYQRTTSGLYLVTLATGMGPQVATGKKLSVKYTGKFVSAATENTVFDTSDNAPSKSFDYTVGAISLIPGWSEGVALMRQGDRKLLLIPSYLAYGPSGAGSIPGNTPILFDMQIVTVSP from the coding sequence GTGTCACTAAAATCGTTTTTTGCCCGTTTTCGCTTCCCGGCCATCCAGTTGTGCCTGCTCCTGCTGTGCGCGTTACCGGCGCTGTGGAGCTGTAGCAAAGCCGACGTGGTTGATGTCAACGCCGTTGACGACACCACCATCCGGGATTACCTGAAGCGGCACAACTACATCGCCTCCGACTACCAGCGCACCACTTCGGGCCTGTACTTGGTGACGCTTGCCACGGGCATGGGCCCGCAAGTGGCCACCGGGAAAAAGCTGAGCGTGAAGTACACCGGCAAGTTTGTGAGCGCCGCCACGGAGAACACCGTATTCGACACCTCCGACAACGCGCCGTCCAAAAGCTTCGACTACACCGTGGGGGCCATCAGCCTAATTCCGGGGTGGTCGGAAGGAGTGGCCCTCATGCGTCAGGGCGACCGCAAGCTGTTGCTCATCCCGTCGTATTTGGCTTATGGGCCGTCGGGCGCGGGCTCGATTCCAGGCAATACCCCCATCCTGTTCGACATGCAAATCGTGACCGTTTCGCCCTAG
- a CDS encoding IS630 family transposase — MWCIGTITGEYLANLEDVLDVYAQPAEAGVVRLCFDERPCQLLDHVRTPLPPKPNAPAKEHQEYLRQGVCNVLLAYNLDTGQRHLQVTTTKTKADYAQFMDWLVQTHYPDASKIKLVQDNYATHSYGAFYEHLPLDTARDLRHRLEFHFTPKHGSWLNMAEIEFSALSRQCLDRRIGTQQRLEEEALCWQTKRNAAAVKVNWSFTTEKARDKLKNRYAELFKKTDETKLSDH; from the coding sequence ATGTGGTGCATCGGCACCATCACGGGCGAGTACCTGGCCAATCTGGAAGACGTGCTCGACGTATACGCGCAGCCGGCCGAAGCGGGCGTGGTGCGCTTGTGCTTCGACGAGCGGCCCTGCCAATTGCTCGACCACGTGCGCACGCCGCTGCCGCCCAAACCCAACGCCCCGGCCAAAGAACACCAGGAGTACCTGCGACAAGGCGTCTGCAACGTCCTGCTGGCTTACAACCTCGACACGGGCCAGCGCCATTTGCAGGTCACGACGACTAAAACCAAGGCCGATTACGCCCAGTTCATGGACTGGCTCGTGCAAACCCACTACCCCGATGCTTCGAAAATTAAGCTCGTGCAAGACAATTACGCGACCCATTCCTACGGGGCCTTTTACGAACACCTGCCCCTGGATACGGCCCGCGACCTGCGCCACCGGCTCGAATTTCACTTCACGCCCAAGCACGGTTCCTGGCTCAACATGGCCGAAATCGAGTTTTCGGCCCTCTCCCGCCAGTGTCTCGACCGCCGCATCGGCACCCAGCAACGCCTCGAAGAAGAAGCCCTGTGTTGGCAGACCAAACGAAATGCGGCAGCGGTCAAAGTCAATTGGTCCTTCACCACCGAAAAGGCCCGCGATAAATTGAAAAACAGGTACGCAGAATTATTCAAAAAAACTGACGAAACTAAGTTGTCAGACCACTAG
- a CDS encoding FKBP-type peptidyl-prolyl cis-trans isomerase, with amino-acid sequence MRSSFRSGRHLALGAGLLGLLFSTAACNKLGGGDFAKTKSGIEYKIYKKVGSKYERRDISGDADPTYKNRVGKFLTAYIDTRTGKDSVLESTRTKFQGALVPLPLQEVKRKGTPEEAFALLMPGDSAVFRFNADSLFKPQGPNPARPVPPFLKKAGNVVVLHVATRGLIDQAAAMTMQQDLQQKMMAEQQRQMMAFAGDQLKKDDAALQAYAKSKNLAGLKKTPSGIYYIVTAPGAGPLAKQGQTVTMKYTGMLLDGKVFDSSDKHPGFSFPLGQGKVIPGWDEAVALLNKGSKATFLIPSTLAYGQQGAGADIPANAPLRFDVELVDVK; translated from the coding sequence ATGCGTTCTTCCTTCCGCTCTGGGCGGCACCTGGCCCTGGGGGCCGGCTTGCTGGGCCTTTTATTCTCCACCGCGGCCTGCAATAAGCTCGGTGGCGGCGACTTCGCCAAAACGAAATCGGGCATCGAGTACAAAATCTATAAAAAAGTCGGCAGCAAGTACGAGCGGCGCGACATCAGCGGCGACGCCGACCCGACCTACAAGAACCGGGTGGGTAAGTTCCTGACCGCCTACATCGACACCCGCACCGGCAAAGACTCGGTGCTGGAAAGCACCCGCACCAAGTTCCAGGGCGCCCTGGTGCCACTGCCGTTGCAGGAAGTGAAGCGCAAGGGCACCCCCGAGGAAGCGTTTGCCTTACTAATGCCCGGCGACAGCGCCGTGTTCCGCTTCAACGCCGACTCGCTCTTCAAGCCCCAGGGCCCCAACCCGGCCCGCCCTGTGCCCCCCTTCCTCAAAAAAGCCGGCAACGTGGTGGTGCTGCACGTGGCCACCCGCGGCCTCATCGACCAGGCCGCCGCCATGACCATGCAGCAGGACTTGCAGCAGAAGATGATGGCCGAGCAGCAGCGCCAGATGATGGCCTTCGCCGGCGACCAATTGAAAAAGGACGACGCCGCGCTGCAAGCCTACGCCAAAAGCAAAAACCTGGCGGGCCTGAAAAAGACCCCTTCGGGCATCTACTACATCGTGACGGCGCCCGGTGCGGGGCCCCTGGCCAAACAAGGCCAGACGGTGACCATGAAGTACACCGGCATGCTGCTCGACGGCAAGGTGTTCGATTCGTCGGATAAACACCCAGGGTTCTCGTTTCCGCTCGGCCAGGGCAAAGTGATTCCGGGCTGGGACGAGGCCGTGGCACTGCTCAACAAAGGCAGCAAGGCCACGTTCCTGATTCCGTCGACGCTGGCCTACGGGCAGCAGGGCGCCGGGGCTGATATTCCGGCCAACGCCCCGCTGCGCTTCGACGTGGAGCTGGTAGACGTTAAATAA
- a CDS encoding 2Fe-2S iron-sulfur cluster-binding protein produces the protein MPLLTIENLPGAVLEVSAGATLLAALHGAGFDWMHACGGRGRCTSCRVQVRAGGACLGPPTAAEVRYRTAGRLAPDERLACQARLLAGEVRGRVPVATQLPHQRYDG, from the coding sequence ATGCCCCTGCTGACGATAGAGAACTTACCCGGTGCGGTACTGGAAGTATCCGCTGGAGCTACGCTGCTGGCCGCCCTGCACGGCGCGGGCTTCGATTGGATGCACGCTTGCGGGGGGCGCGGGCGCTGCACCAGCTGCCGGGTGCAGGTGCGTGCCGGAGGCGCGTGCCTGGGGCCCCCCACGGCGGCCGAGGTGCGCTACCGGACCGCGGGCCGCCTGGCGCCCGACGAGCGCCTGGCCTGCCAGGCGCGGCTGCTGGCGGGCGAGGTGCGCGGCCGGGTGCCGGTGGCCACGCAGTTACCCCACCAGCGCTACGACGGCTAG
- a CDS encoding thymidine kinase, with the protein MFIETRVGPRFTAPHRGWVEVVCGSMFSGKTEELIRRLTRARIARQRVEIFKPALDTRYHTQDVVSHNANSIRSTPVALPDEILLLAASSDVVGIDEAQFFDASLVDVCKQLADQGTRVIVAGLDMDFLGRPFGPIPALLATAEFVTKVHAVCVCCGELAAYSFRIAASEKQVLLGETDSYEARCRPCFLSGMQERPGAPTAAARPH; encoded by the coding sequence GTGTTTATTGAAACCAGAGTTGGCCCCCGGTTTACTGCCCCGCACCGGGGCTGGGTAGAAGTGGTATGCGGGTCCATGTTCTCGGGCAAAACCGAGGAGCTGATTCGCCGGCTCACCCGCGCCCGGATTGCCCGGCAGCGGGTTGAAATCTTTAAGCCGGCGCTCGACACCCGCTACCACACCCAGGATGTGGTGAGCCACAACGCTAACAGTATCCGCTCGACGCCGGTGGCGCTGCCCGACGAAATTTTGCTGCTGGCGGCGAGCTCCGACGTGGTGGGCATTGACGAGGCGCAGTTTTTCGACGCCTCGCTGGTGGACGTGTGCAAACAGCTAGCTGACCAAGGCACCCGCGTCATCGTGGCCGGGCTGGACATGGACTTTCTTGGCCGACCCTTTGGGCCCATACCTGCGCTGCTAGCCACGGCCGAATTCGTGACCAAGGTCCACGCCGTGTGCGTGTGCTGCGGCGAGCTGGCCGCGTACTCGTTCCGCATCGCGGCCAGCGAAAAACAGGTGCTGCTGGGCGAAACCGATTCGTACGAAGCCCGCTGCCGCCCGTGCTTTCTGTCGGGAATGCAGGAGCGGCCGGGGGCCCCAACGGCGGCGGCGCGCCCGCACTAA
- a CDS encoding IS3 family transposase (programmed frameshift), with amino-acid sequence MKKSRFSEAQILGILRQQDQGQTVAQICREHSISDATFYGWKNKFGGMSTSELQRLKHLEDENRRLKQLYAELSLENQVIKEVFAKKVTTPTARRDVAHYARGRGLSQRQACTLVSLARNSYAPPPGGGHGGIQPADADLVGHLQALVTRHSGWGFWKYYYRLRKQGVLVNHKRLWRIYQAMSLQLGKRRKKKRLPERIKRPLQVPPQPNVCWSLDFMSDALTDGRRFRTLNVVEDWNREVLGIEVDFSLPAVRVVALLTTLVSHYGLPARIRVDNGPELVSQVLQTWCQDHQIELHWIQPASPTQNAYIERFNGSFRRELLNAYLFTSLRQVREQCQSWQYDYNHLRPHETLNFLTPIEFRQAA; translated from the exons ATGAAAAAGAGTCGATTCAGCGAAGCCCAGATTCTGGGCATCCTGCGCCAACAGGACCAAGGGCAGACCGTCGCCCAGATTTGCCGCGAACATAGTATTAGCGATGCCACGTTTTACGGCTGGAAAAATAAGTTTGGTGGCATGAGCACCAGCGAGTTACAGCGTCTCAAGCACCTAGAAGACGAAAACCGCCGCCTCAAACAGCTTTACGCGGAGCTGAGCCTGGAGAATCAGGTCATTAAGGAGGTGT TTGCGAAAAAAGTAACCACCCCCACGGCCCGGCGCGACGTAGCCCACTACGCCCGCGGGCGGGGGCTGAGCCAACGCCAGGCGTGTACGCTCGTGAGCCTGGCCCGCAACAGCTATGCCCCGCCACCTGGTGGGGGCCATGGGGGCATCCAGCCCGCCGATGCGGACCTGGTGGGCCACTTGCAGGCCTTGGTCACGCGCCACAGCGGCTGGGGCTTTTGGAAGTATTACTACCGGTTGCGCAAGCAGGGCGTACTGGTCAATCACAAGCGCTTATGGCGTATCTATCAGGCCATGAGCTTACAGCTAGGCAAGCGGCGCAAAAAGAAACGCCTGCCCGAGCGGATCAAGCGACCCTTGCAAGTTCCCCCACAGCCCAATGTCTGCTGGTCGCTCGACTTCATGAGCGATGCCTTAACCGATGGCCGCCGCTTCCGCACCCTCAACGTGGTGGAAGACTGGAACCGGGAAGTGCTCGGTATCGAGGTTGATTTCTCGCTGCCCGCTGTGCGCGTTGTGGCCCTGCTCACAACGCTGGTTAGTCACTATGGCTTGCCCGCCCGGATTCGGGTGGACAACGGCCCCGAGCTTGTCAGCCAGGTCTTGCAGACCTGGTGCCAGGACCACCAGATTGAGCTGCACTGGATTCAACCCGCCAGTCCGACCCAAAACGCCTATATTGAACGCTTTAACGGCTCGTTTCGCCGCGAACTGCTCAATGCCTACCTCTTCACCAGCCTGCGTCAGGTGCGGGAACAGTGCCAGAGCTGGCAGTATGATTACAATCACCTGCGGCCCCATGAGACCCTTAACTTCTTAACTCCCATTGAGTTTCGTCAAGCTGCCTGA